From Quadrisphaera sp. DSM 44207, the proteins below share one genomic window:
- a CDS encoding S1C family serine protease, producing the protein MTQLHGSHTAPPAPQQPPHAWSPPGAGWVGQTGAPQPGALQQGTPQPGGPYAGGPQGPGGSGGGRRRGPGWAGVLVAAGLAAVLAGGGAAAAVTALQDDGAAGTSAAAATGSTAGGSTASVPLTEAVDWASLAETVAPSVVTIQVSDGATGGEGTGVVLDAEGRVLTNNHVATAAGSDAEIRIVLSDGRVHSASVVGTDPSTDLAVLQVEDAPDDLVPATFGDSEQVVVGQQVMALGNPLGLSDTVTTGIVSALDRPVTTQAETSSTDPFDRSGQTPSQTEPVVTNAIQTDAAINPGNSGGPLVDAAGQVIGINSSIASSTGGSVGLGFAIPGDEASRIASELIADGAADHAWLGVQLGDATASADGATRQAAEVSQVVDGTPAEEAGLQDGDAVVAVDGEGVSGAESLTARVRAEAPGTEVVLTVVRDGGSLEVPVTLGTRPAED; encoded by the coding sequence ATGACCCAGCTCCACGGCTCGCACACCGCCCCCCCGGCCCCGCAGCAGCCGCCCCACGCCTGGTCGCCTCCCGGCGCGGGCTGGGTCGGTCAGACGGGCGCCCCCCAGCCCGGCGCCCTCCAGCAGGGCACCCCCCAGCCCGGTGGCCCCTACGCCGGCGGCCCGCAGGGCCCCGGCGGGAGCGGCGGCGGCCGGCGCCGGGGCCCGGGCTGGGCCGGCGTGCTCGTCGCCGCGGGCCTGGCGGCCGTGCTCGCCGGCGGCGGTGCGGCCGCGGCCGTCACCGCGCTGCAGGACGACGGCGCCGCCGGCACCAGCGCCGCCGCCGCGACGGGGTCGACCGCGGGCGGCTCGACGGCCTCCGTGCCGCTCACCGAGGCCGTCGACTGGGCCTCGCTGGCCGAGACCGTGGCGCCCAGCGTCGTCACCATCCAGGTCTCCGACGGCGCCACCGGTGGCGAGGGCACCGGCGTCGTCCTGGACGCCGAGGGCCGGGTGCTGACCAACAACCACGTCGCGACGGCCGCGGGCAGCGACGCCGAGATCCGGATCGTCCTCTCCGACGGGCGCGTGCACTCGGCCTCGGTCGTCGGCACCGACCCGTCCACCGACCTGGCCGTGCTGCAGGTCGAGGACGCTCCCGACGACCTCGTGCCCGCCACCTTCGGCGACTCGGAGCAGGTCGTCGTCGGGCAGCAGGTGATGGCGCTCGGCAACCCCCTGGGCCTGTCCGACACCGTGACCACGGGCATCGTCTCCGCGCTCGACCGCCCGGTGACCACGCAGGCGGAGACCTCGAGCACCGACCCGTTCGACCGCTCCGGGCAGACCCCGTCGCAGACGGAGCCGGTGGTGACCAACGCCATCCAGACCGACGCCGCCATCAACCCCGGCAACTCCGGCGGCCCGCTCGTGGACGCCGCGGGCCAGGTGATCGGCATCAACTCCTCGATCGCCTCCAGCACGGGCGGCTCCGTCGGGCTCGGCTTCGCCATCCCCGGCGACGAGGCGTCCCGCATCGCGAGCGAGCTCATCGCCGACGGCGCCGCCGACCACGCGTGGCTCGGCGTCCAGCTCGGCGACGCCACGGCGAGCGCGGACGGCGCCACGCGCCAGGCCGCCGAGGTCTCGCAGGTCGTCGACGGCACCCCCGCCGAGGAGGCGGGCCTGCAGGACGGCGACGCGGTCGTCGCGGTGGACGGCGAGGGCGTCTCCGGTGCGGAGTCCCTGACCGCCCGCGTGCGCGCCGAGGCCCCCGGCACCGAGGTCGTGCTGACCGTCGTGCGCGACGGCGGGAGCCTCGAGGTGCCGGTGACCCTGGGCACGCGCCCCGCCGAGGACTGA
- a CDS encoding glycoside hydrolase family 3 N-terminal domain-containing protein, with protein MSTDLSPSTGLRRPEGATARVEELLASMTLEEKLAQLVGLWEGRGGDGEGGDVAPMQDAMQSEDAEFEAFAARGLGQLTRPFGTAPVDPVEGARRLAAKQRWLTQNTRLGVPALVHEECLTGLAAWRATTFPAPLTWGASFHPELVERVGAAIGASMASLGVHQGLAPVLDVVRDARWGRVEECISEDPYVVGTVATAYVRGVQSTGVVATLKHFVGYSNSRAGRNLAPVHAGPREVADVLMLPFEMAVLDGGVDSVMNSYAEVDGLPVAADASLLTGVLRERWGFTGTVVADYFSVAFLQTLHGVAADLGDAASQAISAGIDVELPTGTAYLEPLAEQVRSGQLPEEVVDRALRRVLEQKARLGLLDAAFDPDAVGPIDLDPPEHRELARVLAEEGVVLLSNDATLPLGTGAQGPTGRVAVVGPNADDSSALFGCYSFANHVLAQHPGVELGLRAPTVLEALRAELPSAQVEHVRGCDVDTDDTSGLEAAVAAARGADLCVAVVGDRAGLFGRGTSGEGCDADDLDLPGVQRQLVEALLETGTPVVLVLLTGRPYAVDWALARCAAVVQAFFPGQEGAGAIAGVLSGRVNPSGRLPVSLPRSVGAQPYSYLHPRLGGASSVSNLDTAPVLPFGHGLSYTTFEHTDLRVADAEVPTDGSIRVSVRVANTGERAGADVVQLYATDPVASVTRPVVQLLGYARVPLEAGQSAQVAFDVPTTRLAFSDRRTVRVVEPGTIELAIGTSCQDPVLEAGVELVGPVHEVTTADRRLVDVTVLPDAPQR; from the coding sequence ATGAGCACCGACCTGTCCCCGTCCACCGGCCTGCGCCGCCCCGAGGGCGCCACGGCACGGGTGGAGGAGCTGCTGGCGTCGATGACGCTGGAGGAGAAGCTGGCCCAGCTGGTCGGGCTGTGGGAGGGCCGCGGCGGCGACGGCGAGGGCGGTGACGTCGCGCCGATGCAGGACGCGATGCAGTCCGAGGACGCCGAGTTCGAGGCGTTCGCCGCACGGGGGCTCGGCCAGCTGACCCGGCCCTTCGGCACCGCCCCGGTCGACCCGGTCGAGGGCGCGCGCCGGCTGGCGGCCAAGCAGCGGTGGCTGACGCAGAACACGCGCCTCGGCGTCCCCGCGCTCGTGCACGAGGAGTGCCTGACCGGGCTGGCCGCGTGGCGGGCGACCACGTTCCCCGCGCCGCTGACCTGGGGCGCGAGCTTCCACCCCGAGCTGGTGGAGCGCGTGGGCGCCGCCATCGGCGCCTCGATGGCCTCCCTGGGCGTCCACCAGGGCCTCGCTCCCGTGCTGGACGTCGTCCGCGACGCCCGCTGGGGCCGGGTGGAGGAGTGCATCTCCGAGGACCCGTACGTCGTCGGCACCGTGGCCACCGCCTACGTGCGCGGCGTGCAGTCCACCGGGGTGGTGGCCACGCTCAAGCACTTCGTCGGGTACTCGAACTCCCGCGCGGGCCGCAACCTCGCTCCCGTGCACGCCGGCCCCCGCGAGGTGGCCGACGTGCTGATGCTCCCGTTCGAGATGGCCGTGCTCGACGGCGGCGTGGACTCGGTGATGAACTCCTACGCCGAGGTCGACGGCCTGCCCGTCGCCGCCGACGCCTCGCTGCTCACGGGCGTCCTGCGCGAGCGCTGGGGCTTCACGGGCACCGTCGTCGCGGACTACTTCTCCGTCGCGTTCTTGCAGACCCTGCACGGGGTGGCCGCCGACCTCGGGGACGCCGCGTCGCAGGCGATCAGCGCCGGCATCGACGTCGAGCTGCCCACCGGCACGGCGTACCTGGAGCCCCTGGCCGAGCAGGTGCGCTCCGGGCAGCTGCCCGAGGAGGTCGTGGACCGGGCGCTGCGCCGGGTGCTGGAGCAGAAGGCCCGCCTCGGGCTGCTGGACGCCGCCTTCGACCCCGACGCCGTGGGGCCGATCGACCTCGACCCGCCGGAGCACCGGGAGCTGGCCCGCGTCCTCGCCGAGGAGGGCGTGGTGCTGCTGAGCAACGACGCCACCCTGCCGCTCGGCACCGGGGCGCAGGGGCCGACCGGACGGGTCGCTGTCGTCGGGCCGAACGCCGACGACAGCTCCGCCCTGTTCGGGTGCTACAGCTTCGCCAACCACGTGCTCGCGCAGCACCCGGGCGTGGAGCTGGGCCTGCGGGCCCCCACCGTCCTGGAGGCGCTGCGGGCCGAGCTGCCGTCCGCGCAGGTGGAGCACGTGCGCGGCTGCGACGTGGACACCGACGACACCAGCGGCCTCGAGGCCGCCGTGGCGGCCGCCCGCGGGGCCGACCTGTGCGTCGCGGTGGTCGGCGACCGGGCCGGCCTGTTCGGCCGCGGCACCTCCGGCGAGGGCTGCGACGCCGACGACCTGGACCTGCCCGGCGTGCAGCGCCAGCTGGTGGAGGCCCTGCTGGAGACCGGCACCCCCGTGGTGCTGGTGCTGCTCACCGGGCGCCCCTACGCCGTGGACTGGGCGCTGGCGCGCTGCGCCGCGGTCGTGCAGGCGTTCTTCCCCGGCCAGGAGGGCGCCGGGGCGATCGCGGGGGTGCTCTCCGGGCGGGTCAACCCCTCCGGCCGGCTGCCGGTCAGCCTGCCCCGCTCCGTGGGAGCCCAGCCGTACAGCTACCTGCACCCTCGGCTCGGCGGGGCCAGCTCGGTGAGCAACCTCGACACCGCGCCGGTGCTCCCGTTCGGGCACGGGCTGTCCTACACGACCTTCGAGCACACCGACCTGCGCGTCGCGGACGCCGAGGTGCCCACCGACGGGTCGATCCGGGTCTCGGTGCGGGTGGCGAACACCGGCGAGCGCGCCGGGGCGGACGTCGTCCAGCTGTACGCCACCGACCCCGTGGCGTCGGTCACCCGCCCCGTGGTGCAGCTGCTCGGCTACGCGCGCGTGCCCCTGGAGGCGGGGCAGAGCGCGCAGGTCGCCTTCGACGTGCCGACGACGCGGCTGGCGTTCTCCGACCGCCGCACGGTGCGCGTGGTCGAGCCCGGGACGATCGAGCTGGCGATCGGCACGTCCTGCCAGGACCCCGTGCTCGAGGCCGGCGTCGAGCTCGTCGGCCCCGTGCACGAGGTCACGACGGCGGACCGCCGCCTCGTCGACGTCACCGTGCTGCCCGACGCCCCGCAGCGGTGA
- a CDS encoding NAD(P)-dependent alcohol dehydrogenase, producing MSSSAQAGTAGAGTQRVAVLDAPGSIVLERRPVPAPGPGQVAVRVAAVGICGSDVHYFEHGRIGDYVVEGPLVLGHEASGTVTAAGEGVDASLVGRRVAIEPQTTCGRCEQCRQGRYNLCPHVVFFATPPVDGAFTEEVVVDAVQVHPVPDALSDEEAALVEPLAVAVHACRKAPVRPGARVLVSGAGPVGLLCLQVALAHGASEVVVTDVNAHRLSVARELGATGVVDVTGASAQEPAGPQEALFDVVLECSGFPSATLWCLRRTAPAGTIVLIGMGAPVPLPVDQLQAREITLTGVFRYRHVYPTAIELAASGKVRLAPLVTSHHGLDDVEGALRKGRTDPRSLKAVVHPGR from the coding sequence ATGAGCAGCAGCGCGCAGGCCGGGACGGCGGGAGCGGGCACGCAGCGGGTGGCGGTGCTGGACGCGCCGGGCTCGATCGTCCTGGAGCGGCGCCCGGTGCCGGCGCCCGGGCCGGGGCAGGTGGCCGTGCGGGTCGCGGCGGTCGGCATCTGCGGTTCGGACGTGCACTACTTCGAGCACGGGCGGATCGGCGACTACGTCGTCGAGGGGCCGCTCGTGCTCGGGCACGAGGCCTCCGGCACGGTGACCGCCGCCGGGGAGGGCGTGGACGCCTCGCTGGTGGGGCGCCGCGTGGCGATCGAGCCGCAGACCACCTGCGGGCGCTGCGAGCAGTGCCGCCAGGGCCGCTACAACCTGTGCCCGCACGTCGTCTTCTTCGCGACCCCGCCCGTGGACGGCGCCTTCACCGAGGAGGTCGTCGTCGACGCCGTCCAGGTGCACCCGGTGCCGGACGCGCTCTCCGACGAGGAGGCCGCGCTCGTGGAGCCGCTCGCGGTGGCGGTGCACGCGTGCCGCAAGGCGCCGGTGCGCCCCGGCGCGCGGGTGCTCGTCAGCGGCGCGGGCCCCGTCGGGCTGCTGTGCCTGCAGGTGGCGCTCGCGCACGGGGCGAGCGAGGTCGTCGTCACCGACGTCAACGCGCACCGGCTCTCGGTCGCCCGCGAGCTCGGCGCCACCGGCGTGGTGGACGTGACCGGCGCGAGCGCGCAGGAGCCGGCCGGGCCGCAGGAGGCGCTGTTCGACGTCGTCCTGGAGTGCAGCGGGTTCCCGAGCGCGACGCTGTGGTGCCTGCGCCGCACGGCCCCGGCCGGCACGATCGTGCTCATCGGCATGGGGGCGCCGGTGCCGCTGCCCGTCGACCAGCTGCAGGCCCGCGAGATCACGCTCACCGGGGTCTTCCGCTACCGGCACGTCTACCCGACGGCGATCGAGCTGGCGGCGTCGGGGAAGGTGCGGCTCGCCCCGCTGGTGACCTCCCACCACGGCCTGGACGACGTGGAGGGCGCCCTGCGCAAGGGCCGCACCGACCCGCGCTCGCTGAAGGCCGTCGTCCACCCCGGTCGCTGA
- a CDS encoding polysaccharide deacetylase family protein, with product MATRRTRALRRLAAPLLFGAAVLGATAPAQAAGAGSGAGPGQGGKATAEIVTTAEHQGNVAALTFDDGPNPVDTPRLLQVLRENRVKAVFCLWGEYVERHPDVVRQIAAAGHTLCNHTMHHDNLAGWTPDQAFTEEEVRADLEATSALIREVVPGARIPYFRAPYGAWGEHSPQVAADLGMQPLGWAVTIEDWETQDADVLAQRLEERIRANPGGVVLLHDGPVVYDEAGQPQSFRAGTVEAVARVVPELKAEGWRFTKPARRG from the coding sequence GTGGCGACCCGCCGCACCCGCGCGCTGCGCCGCCTGGCGGCGCCCCTCCTCTTCGGCGCGGCCGTGCTCGGCGCGACCGCTCCCGCCCAGGCCGCCGGCGCCGGTTCCGGCGCCGGTCCGGGCCAGGGCGGGAAGGCGACCGCCGAGATCGTCACCACCGCCGAGCACCAGGGGAACGTCGCCGCCCTGACCTTCGACGACGGCCCGAACCCCGTCGACACCCCGCGCCTGCTGCAGGTGCTGCGGGAGAACCGGGTCAAGGCGGTGTTCTGCCTCTGGGGCGAGTACGTCGAGCGCCACCCCGACGTCGTCCGGCAGATCGCCGCGGCGGGCCACACCCTGTGCAACCACACCATGCACCACGACAATCTCGCCGGGTGGACGCCGGACCAGGCCTTCACGGAGGAGGAGGTGCGCGCGGACCTCGAGGCGACCAGCGCCCTGATCCGCGAGGTCGTGCCCGGTGCGCGGATCCCGTACTTCCGCGCCCCCTACGGCGCCTGGGGCGAGCACAGCCCGCAGGTCGCCGCCGACCTGGGCATGCAGCCCCTGGGCTGGGCGGTCACCATCGAGGACTGGGAGACCCAGGACGCCGACGTGCTCGCCCAGCGCCTGGAGGAGCGGATCCGGGCCAACCCCGGCGGCGTCGTCCTGCTGCACGACGGTCCCGTCGTCTACGACGAGGCGGGTCAGCCGCAGTCCTTCCGCGCCGGCACGGTCGAGGCCGTCGCCCGCGTCGTCCCGGAGCTGAAGGCCGAGGGCTGGCGCTTCACCAAGCCCGCGCGCCGCGGCTGA
- a CDS encoding endo-1,4-beta-xylanase, which translates to MRSSRSHSKVARSAVAAGLLPLLLATAAAPATAAPPAKAQEDASYGQAKKNGLRTVAPDDLVIGTAAAGGGHHLTAGYPDPFTYDKQYRKILNAEFNSVSPENQMKWDFIHPEEGVYDFAAADAIVANAQANGQVVRGHTLLWHSQLPAWVTEGDHTDAELEAILKDHIQTVVGRYKGRIQQWDVANEIFADTWDAGGVRLRDDPELAASNIFIERLGPEIIGKAFRWAHEADPEAKLFLNDYAVEDVNTKSTAYYELAKELLAEGVPLHGFAFQAHLDLQYPFPASLEANMQRFDDLGLETAVTELDVRFTLPESGVPTAEQLAEQADTYQGVLEACLSVEDCNSFTIWGFTDKYSWVPSFSPGQGAATVMFEDYERKPAYYALHETLAQASGEEG; encoded by the coding sequence ATGCGCTCATCCAGGTCCCACTCGAAGGTCGCGCGGAGCGCGGTGGCGGCGGGTCTGCTGCCCCTGCTGCTCGCCACGGCGGCGGCGCCCGCGACGGCGGCGCCGCCCGCGAAGGCGCAGGAGGACGCCTCCTACGGCCAGGCGAAGAAGAACGGCCTGCGCACGGTCGCCCCGGACGACCTCGTCATCGGCACGGCGGCGGCCGGCGGCGGCCACCACCTGACCGCGGGCTACCCCGACCCGTTCACCTACGACAAGCAGTACCGCAAGATCCTCAACGCGGAGTTCAACTCGGTCTCCCCGGAGAACCAGATGAAGTGGGACTTCATCCACCCCGAGGAGGGCGTCTACGACTTCGCCGCTGCCGACGCCATCGTGGCCAACGCGCAGGCGAACGGCCAGGTCGTGCGGGGGCACACCCTGCTGTGGCACAGCCAGCTGCCGGCGTGGGTGACCGAGGGCGACCACACCGACGCCGAGCTCGAGGCCATCCTCAAGGACCACATCCAGACGGTGGTCGGGCGCTACAAGGGCCGCATCCAGCAGTGGGACGTCGCCAACGAGATCTTCGCCGACACGTGGGACGCGGGCGGCGTGCGGCTGCGGGACGACCCCGAGCTCGCGGCGTCCAACATCTTCATCGAGCGGCTGGGCCCGGAGATCATCGGCAAGGCCTTCCGCTGGGCCCACGAGGCCGACCCCGAGGCGAAGCTCTTCCTCAACGACTACGCCGTCGAGGACGTGAACACCAAGAGCACCGCGTACTACGAGCTCGCGAAGGAGCTGCTCGCCGAGGGCGTGCCGCTGCACGGCTTCGCCTTCCAGGCCCACCTGGACCTGCAGTACCCGTTCCCGGCGTCGCTCGAGGCGAACATGCAGCGCTTCGACGACCTGGGTCTGGAGACCGCGGTCACCGAGCTGGACGTCCGGTTCACCCTCCCCGAGAGCGGCGTGCCCACGGCGGAGCAGCTGGCCGAGCAGGCGGACACCTACCAGGGCGTCCTCGAGGCCTGCCTCTCGGTCGAGGACTGCAACTCGTTCACCATCTGGGGCTTCACCGACAAGTACTCGTGGGTCCCGAGCTTCTCGCCCGGTCAGGGGGCGGCGACCGTGATGTTCGAGGACTACGAGCGCAAGCCCGCCTACTACGCGCTGCACGAGACGCTCGCGCAGGCGAGCGGCGAGGAGGGCTGA
- a CDS encoding LacI family DNA-binding transcriptional regulator — protein MPHTEDRTDGRTVTIAAIAAEAGVSVPTVSRVLNGRSDVAPRTRERVEQLLRDSGYQRRGGRPPGRAGLIDLVFNDLDSPWAVEIIRGVEDAAHALGVGTVVSAIHRRASATRAWLDNLGARASDGAVLVTTDLDPALRSELRRLQVPAVVIDPAGVPDLDVPTIGATNWAGGVSATEHLASLGHRRVAFVAGRPSLWCSRARLDGYRAGLAAAGLPFDPALVAEGDFDYESGSRAGARLLELAQPPTAVFAASDQMALGVYEAVRRAGLRVPQDVSVVGFDDLPEARWSSPPLTTVRQPLAEMGMLAARTVLRLVHGERVESPRVEMATELVVRDSSTAPR, from the coding sequence GTGCCCCACACCGAGGACCGCACTGACGGTCGCACGGTCACGATCGCGGCCATCGCCGCGGAGGCCGGGGTGTCCGTGCCCACCGTCTCCCGGGTGCTCAACGGCCGCTCGGACGTCGCCCCGCGCACCCGCGAGCGGGTCGAGCAGCTGCTGCGCGACTCCGGCTACCAGCGCCGCGGCGGCCGCCCGCCCGGGCGGGCGGGGCTGATCGACCTGGTCTTCAACGACCTCGACAGCCCGTGGGCGGTGGAGATCATCCGCGGTGTCGAGGACGCCGCGCACGCGCTCGGCGTCGGCACCGTCGTCTCCGCCATCCACCGCCGCGCCAGCGCCACCCGCGCGTGGCTGGACAACCTCGGCGCCCGCGCCAGCGACGGGGCCGTCCTCGTCACGACCGACCTGGACCCGGCCCTGCGCTCGGAGCTGCGGCGGCTGCAGGTGCCCGCCGTCGTCATCGACCCCGCCGGCGTCCCCGACCTCGACGTGCCGACCATCGGCGCGACCAACTGGGCCGGCGGGGTCAGCGCCACGGAGCACCTGGCCTCGCTCGGACACCGGCGCGTCGCCTTCGTCGCCGGGCGGCCCTCCCTGTGGTGCAGCCGCGCGCGCCTGGACGGCTACCGCGCCGGGCTGGCCGCCGCGGGCCTGCCCTTCGACCCCGCGCTCGTGGCCGAGGGGGACTTCGACTACGAGTCCGGCTCCCGCGCCGGGGCGCGCCTGCTCGAGCTGGCGCAGCCCCCCACGGCCGTCTTCGCGGCCAGCGACCAGATGGCGCTCGGGGTCTACGAGGCCGTGCGCCGCGCCGGGCTGCGGGTGCCGCAGGACGTCAGCGTGGTCGGGTTCGACGACCTGCCCGAGGCCCGCTGGTCCTCCCCGCCGCTGACGACGGTGCGCCAGCCGCTGGCGGAGATGGGCATGCTCGCGGCGCGCACGGTGCTGCGGCTGGTGCACGGCGAGCGCGTGGAGAGCCCGCGGGTGGAGATGGCCACCGAGCTCGTCGTCCGCGACAGCTCCACAGCCCCGCGGTGA